The Desulfovibrio sp. UCD-KL4C genome contains the following window.
CGGTTTTGACTCCTGACTATAGATGGAGCTGGGAAGGGACTCCTTCTGAAATATTTGACGCGGCTACAGGTCCGGCTCTAGGCTGCATGAAGAATTATGAAGTTATTACGCCTTATCGCCCAGGTGCAGAGCGTGATCTGCTCCTTTCAGGGGAAGTTTTGTCCTTTGAGGTTCAACAAAGTGAAGTAAATATTTTTAATGGCGCAGTCAGATATTATTTGTGGGATGGAAGTGGTAAACGGTTGCTTGGTCGAAAGCTTATTGAAGCATCGGTACCGATTAAAAAATTAAACGGCCGGAATATTGCTGTCGCAGCTTCTGCCGTCTTAGATTCAATTATGGAGCAGACTGCCGCATGGATTGATGAGTATAGTAAAGAGATTATTCACTAGGCGAGGATTTTGTAATGTATTTTATTGATGCAATTGCTGAGGCTAAAATTAAAGAATCAGAGGCAAAAGGAGATTTTAAAAATCTATCCTGCAAAGGTAAGCCGCTGGCACTTGAAGACGATTCTATGATTCCAGCTGAACTACGTATGGCATATAAAGCTCTAAAAAATGCAGGATATCTTCCACAGGAAATGCAGCTTCGCAAGGATATTCATTCAGCTCTTGACCTGCTTGAAAGCATGGAGGAAGAAAAAGAGCGTTATTGCCAGATGCAAAAGGTAAATGTTCTTTTCGAAAAAATTAAACATATGCGCGGGCAGAAAATTTCAATCGACAACGAAGATGCATATTATCAGACAATTGTCGAACGGATGACTCTAAACAGCAATAAATTCAAGGATACAAAGGGATGATTCTTAGATTTTCACAGGTTAAGCCTCTTATTCTTTTCTTTGCCCTGATATTGGTAAGTATTCCGGTTTCATCAAGAGCGCAAAGCGGTGATAGTAAAGCGGAAAGGGTCGGGCAGAAATATATAGATATACCCACTGAGCTGAATAAGGGAACAGCTGGATCCTTGAAGAAATATGTTTCCAAGCTGCTGGGTGAAAAATACGTTAGCGCAGGAAAATTGTATGCTGCGCCATTTGAAGGGCTTGAGGATAAATTTTATATTTCGGTTACAAGAGAGAAGGCAATTCCTATTATCGCAGGGGGTGTTTCCTCATATGCAGGTAACGAGGAAGGTCTTGCTGCTGCTCTTTATGACGGTTCTATCAGGCTCTGGAGTAACTATCTTTGTAAAGAAGTGAAATTGCCGTCCGGCAAAGGGGCAAAGCTTGTCGCGTATGCTCCAGAAAGTCCGGTTTTAGCCGCGACAGACAGTGATGGTGATAACTTATTTATTTACGATTTGAAAACATGTACGAGAATACCGGGTGATATTCCTATTGAACATGGCCCTGTTAAAATGATGGCCATTTCCCGTACCGGCGACTGGCTGGGCTTGATAGACAGTTTTAATACGTTATTGTGCGGTCCTTCAAGCGGCCCTCTAAAAGAAGTTTCTATGCTGGAAGGAACGCCTCTTTTTATTGGTTATACACCGGGGCAAGGGATCTTAGTAGTGGTTGAAGCATCTGGTAAGATCGTTTTGTGGGGGATGAAAAACTTGTCTTCAATCAACTCAGATGAAGCCCCGGGCGGACCTTTTACCTCAGTTAGAATGTCTGGTTATGTTGTCTGTCTGCGTCGCGATGACGGCAAGGAAATTTATTGGGATCTACGTA
Protein-coding sequences here:
- a CDS encoding DnaJ family domain-containing protein, giving the protein MYFIDAIAEAKIKESEAKGDFKNLSCKGKPLALEDDSMIPAELRMAYKALKNAGYLPQEMQLRKDIHSALDLLESMEEEKERYCQMQKVNVLFEKIKHMRGQKISIDNEDAYYQTIVERMTLNSNKFKDTKG
- a CDS encoding WD40 repeat domain-containing protein, whose protein sequence is MILRFSQVKPLILFFALILVSIPVSSRAQSGDSKAERVGQKYIDIPTELNKGTAGSLKKYVSKLLGEKYVSAGKLYAAPFEGLEDKFYISVTREKAIPIIAGGVSSYAGNEEGLAAALYDGSIRLWSNYLCKEVKLPSGKGAKLVAYAPESPVLAATDSDGDNLFIYDLKTCTRIPGDIPIEHGPVKMMAISRTGDWLGLIDSFNTLLCGPSSGPLKEVSMLEGTPLFIGYTPGQGILVVVEASGKIVLWGMKNLSSINSDEAPGGPFTSVRMSGYVVCLRRDDGKEIYWDLRKRSLVKKSDAIKESPAWVYEKDGALVYSTGVDRWKVAEHFGMPMFIVSYSAKEKLIRVRDLDSKTRYYSTLDGKEFSEIKTSDWKLVSPKNGIYKASKKSFRFFDSVCQKGIQRLYCRYIDGKGFYLWWRQAVDVADLNPHPMELPIRECILADQPAVWTPLIQGEIW